A DNA window from Actinokineospora baliensis contains the following coding sequences:
- a CDS encoding LLM class F420-dependent oxidoreductase yields MRLDSGGYAATVTEAADAVAAAELAGYDGAWVAETQIDPFLAHAVAAGRTSRVELVTGIAVAFARNPMTVAVQANDLQLLSGGRFVLGLGSQIKPHITKRFGMPWSAPAARMREFVLAVRAIWSAFETGERLRFLGEFYTHTLMTPFFNPGPNPHGNPKVYLAAVGERMTEAAGEVADGMLCHGFSTERYLREVTLPALERGRAKVGKTLEGFDISGPMFVASGSTDEELAGSIAEVRKQIAFYGSTPAYRGVLELHGWGELQDDLNALSKRGQWSEMDALITDEVLNTFAVVGDPATAAAEIKRRYGDVATRMTVTPPIAAALRDPD; encoded by the coding sequence ATGAGGCTCGACTCCGGCGGCTACGCCGCGACCGTGACCGAGGCCGCCGACGCGGTCGCCGCAGCCGAGCTGGCCGGGTACGACGGCGCCTGGGTCGCCGAGACGCAGATCGACCCGTTCCTCGCGCACGCCGTCGCGGCCGGGCGGACCTCGCGGGTGGAGCTGGTCACCGGGATCGCGGTGGCCTTCGCGCGCAACCCGATGACGGTGGCGGTGCAGGCCAACGACCTGCAGCTGCTCTCCGGCGGCCGGTTCGTGCTCGGGCTCGGGTCGCAGATCAAGCCGCACATCACCAAGCGGTTCGGCATGCCGTGGTCGGCGCCCGCCGCCCGGATGCGGGAGTTCGTGCTCGCGGTCCGCGCGATCTGGTCGGCGTTCGAGACCGGCGAGCGGTTGCGCTTCCTGGGCGAGTTCTACACGCACACGCTGATGACGCCGTTCTTCAACCCCGGCCCCAACCCGCACGGCAACCCCAAGGTCTACCTCGCCGCAGTGGGTGAACGGATGACCGAGGCCGCCGGGGAGGTCGCCGACGGCATGCTGTGCCACGGGTTCTCCACCGAGCGCTACCTGCGCGAGGTGACGCTACCGGCGTTGGAGCGGGGTCGGGCGAAGGTCGGGAAGACGTTGGAGGGCTTCGACATCAGCGGCCCCATGTTCGTGGCGAGCGGCTCCACCGACGAAGAGCTCGCAGGTTCCATCGCCGAAGTGCGCAAGCAGATTGCCTTCTACGGCTCTACTCCCGCCTACCGTGGGGTCTTAGAGCTCCACGGGTGGGGTGAACTGCAGGACGACCTGAACGCCTTGTCCAAGCGTGGCCAATGGAGCGAGATGGACGCTCTTATCACCGACGAGGTTCTTAACACCTTCGCTGTCGTCGGAGACCCAGCCACCGCAGCCGCGGAGATCAAGCGCCGCTACGGCGACGTCGCCACCAGGATGACGGTGACGCCGCCGATCGCGGCAGCCCTACGCGACCCGGATTAG
- a CDS encoding gamma carbonic anhydrase family protein, producing MPLYSFEGKRPKIDPSAWIAPTATLIGDVTVEADASVWYGVVIRADFGPVVIRAGANVQDNSVIHVNADGCEVGANATVGHLCVVHDCVIGAQALIGNGATIQDGAVIGERALVAAGAMVGPGTRIPPEVVAMGVPAKRQVPLEGTPKVWVDHNATVYQHLARRHAAGIREIDTGPGAGEHPLNSG from the coding sequence ATGCCGCTGTACTCGTTCGAGGGCAAGCGCCCCAAGATCGACCCGTCGGCGTGGATCGCCCCGACGGCCACCCTGATCGGCGACGTGACCGTCGAGGCGGACGCCTCGGTCTGGTACGGGGTGGTCATCCGCGCGGACTTCGGGCCGGTCGTGATCCGGGCCGGGGCCAACGTGCAGGACAACTCGGTCATCCACGTCAACGCCGACGGGTGCGAGGTGGGCGCCAACGCCACCGTGGGGCACCTGTGCGTGGTGCACGACTGCGTCATCGGCGCACAGGCGCTCATCGGCAACGGGGCCACCATCCAGGACGGCGCCGTCATCGGCGAACGCGCCTTAGTCGCGGCGGGGGCCATGGTGGGGCCGGGGACGCGGATCCCGCCCGAGGTGGTCGCGATGGGGGTGCCCGCCAAGCGCCAGGTGCCGCTGGAGGGGACCCCGAAGGTCTGGGTCGACCACAACGCGACCGTCTACCAGCACCTCGCCCGCAGGCACGCGGCCGGGATCCGGGAGATCGACACCGGGCCGGGCGCGGGAGAACACCCGCTGAACAGCGGGTGA
- a CDS encoding LysR family transcriptional regulator, with product MAELELRHLRAICAIAEEGSVSKAAIRLGVTQPALTAQLRSIERLVGGELFRRSSNGSIPTELGRSVVRSARVVLEDMSALLATARTHTQNPAEAPLVVASSPMLFTSALIGELRAWIKCSELRTEIDSSGPALLDLISSKQADIAVFERFEGMENRTLRDVEVRTIVEEPQFVALSSDSPLAAQEEVDLIDLADLDWVVPPPDQDTMRLGFREACEKVGFTPRITHHVTEGRTAMALAAAGAVCLAQPASLSGPGFVIRPLRGAVLRLPVVLVVRMDGLLGNRRHEVFACVAHAYRSIVDRNPTYAQWWADHPEAHMDVDAALALPRPTRPT from the coding sequence ATGGCCGAACTCGAGCTCCGTCACCTCCGCGCGATCTGCGCCATCGCGGAGGAGGGCAGCGTGTCCAAAGCGGCCATCCGCCTCGGCGTGACCCAGCCCGCGCTCACCGCGCAGCTGCGCTCCATCGAGCGGTTGGTCGGCGGCGAGCTGTTCCGCCGCAGCTCCAACGGCAGCATCCCGACCGAGCTGGGCCGCAGCGTGGTCCGCTCGGCGCGGGTGGTGCTGGAGGACATGTCGGCGCTGCTGGCCACCGCGCGCACGCACACGCAGAACCCGGCCGAGGCGCCGCTGGTGGTCGCCTCCAGCCCGATGCTGTTCACCAGCGCGCTCATCGGTGAGCTGCGGGCCTGGATCAAGTGCTCGGAGCTGCGCACCGAGATCGACTCGTCCGGGCCAGCGCTGCTGGACCTGATCTCCTCCAAGCAGGCCGACATCGCCGTGTTCGAGCGGTTCGAGGGCATGGAGAACCGGACCCTGCGCGACGTCGAGGTCCGCACGATCGTCGAGGAACCGCAGTTCGTGGCGCTGAGCTCGGACAGCCCGCTGGCCGCGCAGGAGGAGGTCGACCTGATCGACCTCGCCGACCTGGACTGGGTGGTGCCCCCGCCCGACCAGGACACCATGCGGCTGGGCTTCCGCGAGGCCTGCGAGAAGGTCGGCTTCACCCCGCGGATCACCCACCACGTCACCGAGGGCCGTACCGCCATGGCCCTGGCCGCCGCGGGCGCGGTGTGCCTGGCGCAGCCCGCCTCGCTGAGCGGCCCCGGGTTCGTGATCCGGCCGCTGCGGGGGGCGGTCTTGCGGCTGCCCGTGGTGCTGGTGGTCCGGATGGACGGCCTGCTCGGCAACCGCCGCCACGAGGTCTTTGCCTGCGTCGCGCACGCCTATAGGTCGATCGTGGATCGGAACCCGACCTACGCGCAGTGGTGGGCCGACCACCCGGAGGCGCACATGGACGTGGACGCCGCGTTGGCCCTGCCGAGGCCGACTAGGCCGACCTGA
- a CDS encoding DUF4442 domain-containing protein: MSTDLDWVADAMKQTVPWVSTAGVEFVEVAADRVVCSLPDVADQRNHVGGPHAAVMFGLAETASGAVGLAAFAAEMGRATPLVVRSEIHYRKLALGPLTAEAVLGRPAAEVIAELDAGTRPEFAVECTIRNAEGTTTAEMTVVWTLKPKVRSA; this comes from the coding sequence ATGAGCACAGACCTCGACTGGGTCGCCGACGCGATGAAGCAGACCGTCCCCTGGGTGAGCACGGCTGGTGTGGAGTTCGTCGAGGTCGCCGCCGACCGCGTCGTCTGCTCGCTGCCGGACGTGGCCGACCAGCGCAACCACGTCGGCGGGCCGCACGCCGCGGTGATGTTCGGCCTGGCCGAGACGGCCTCCGGCGCGGTCGGCCTCGCCGCGTTCGCCGCCGAGATGGGCCGGGCGACCCCGCTGGTGGTGCGCTCGGAGATCCACTACCGCAAGCTCGCGCTTGGTCCGCTGACCGCCGAGGCGGTGCTGGGCAGGCCCGCCGCCGAGGTGATCGCCGAACTGGACGCGGGCACCCGACCCGAGTTCGCCGTCGAGTGCACCATCCGCAACGCCGAGGGCACCACCACCGCCGAGATGACGGTGGTCTGGACGCTCAAGCCGAAGGTCAGGTCGGCCTAG
- the glyA gene encoding serine hydroxymethyltransferase: MHQPGIPHLTAADAEVAALVEGEARRQYEKIRLIASENYVSTAVLEATGTVLTNKYSEGYAGKRYYEGQQFVDPIETLAVERAKAVFGVDHANVQPYSGSPANLAIYLALVEPGDTVMGMALPAGGHLTHGWGVSATGKWFRAVQYGVRKDTGRVDLDEVRELALAERPKVIFCGGTAIPRTIDFPGFAEIAKEVGAVLVADIAHIAGLVAGGAHPSPVGHAEIISTTTHKTLRGPRGAMLMSDARHAKALDKAVFPGLQGGPHNHTTAAIAVALGEAAKPGFRDYAANIVANAKALAEALVERGFDLVSGGTDNHLILIDLTSKGVGGKPAAKVLDRAGIELNYNSVPFDTRKPFDPSGVRLGTSAITTRGLGVEHMPQLAQWIDRAIAAGDDAEVAAVAAEVRELLTAFPMPGWA, encoded by the coding sequence ATGCACCAGCCAGGCATCCCGCACCTGACCGCCGCTGACGCCGAGGTCGCGGCTCTGGTCGAGGGCGAGGCCCGCCGCCAGTACGAGAAGATCCGGTTGATCGCCTCGGAGAACTACGTCTCCACCGCCGTCCTAGAGGCCACCGGCACCGTGCTCACCAACAAGTACTCCGAGGGGTACGCGGGCAAGCGCTACTACGAGGGCCAGCAGTTCGTCGACCCGATCGAGACCTTGGCCGTCGAGCGCGCCAAGGCCGTCTTCGGTGTCGACCACGCCAACGTGCAGCCCTACTCCGGCTCCCCGGCCAACCTCGCCATCTACCTGGCGCTGGTGGAGCCGGGCGACACGGTCATGGGCATGGCCCTGCCCGCGGGCGGCCACCTGACCCACGGCTGGGGTGTGTCGGCGACCGGCAAGTGGTTCCGCGCCGTCCAGTACGGGGTCCGCAAGGACACCGGTCGGGTCGACCTGGACGAGGTCCGCGAGCTGGCGCTGGCCGAGCGGCCGAAGGTCATCTTCTGCGGCGGCACCGCCATCCCGCGCACCATCGACTTCCCCGGGTTCGCCGAGATCGCCAAGGAGGTCGGCGCGGTGCTGGTCGCCGACATCGCGCACATCGCGGGCCTGGTGGCCGGGGGTGCGCACCCGTCGCCGGTCGGGCACGCGGAGATCATCTCGACGACCACGCACAAGACGCTGCGCGGCCCGCGCGGCGCCATGCTCATGTCCGACGCCCGGCACGCCAAGGCGCTGGACAAGGCCGTGTTCCCCGGGCTGCAGGGCGGTCCGCACAACCACACCACCGCCGCCATCGCGGTTGCCCTCGGCGAGGCCGCCAAGCCGGGGTTCCGCGACTACGCCGCCAACATCGTGGCCAACGCCAAGGCGCTCGCCGAGGCGCTGGTCGAGCGCGGGTTCGACCTGGTCTCCGGCGGCACCGACAACCACCTGATCTTGATCGACCTGACGAGCAAGGGCGTCGGCGGCAAGCCCGCCGCCAAGGTGCTCGACCGGGCGGGCATCGAGCTCAACTACAACTCGGTGCCCTTCGACACCCGCAAACCGTTTGACCCCTCGGGCGTGCGGCTGGGAACCTCGGCCATCACCACCCGTGGTCTCGGCGTCGAGCACATGCCCCAGTTGGCGCAGTGGATCGACCGGGCGATCGCGGCCGGTGACGACGCCGAGGTGGCCGCCGTGGCCGCCGAGGTGCGCGAACTGCTCACCGCGTTCCCGATGCCCGGGTGGGCCTGA
- a CDS encoding MarR family winged helix-turn-helix transcriptional regulator — MTETVADESATGTGLTAQEIEQGQRLATVLFALGKQQAAIAARMSKLGVDRSAFVLLKNLIALGPSRSSALAEAVHSDPSTVSRQVAALVKDGLVERRADPEDGRASLLAVTPDGLALLKRQRQRMALSLASMVSHWDPQDLDTFVRLFERFLADHANYLPTFITECADHARSEGGK; from the coding sequence GTGACCGAGACCGTCGCCGACGAGTCGGCCACCGGCACCGGGCTCACCGCGCAGGAGATCGAGCAGGGGCAACGGCTGGCCACCGTCCTGTTCGCGCTCGGCAAGCAGCAGGCCGCCATCGCGGCGCGGATGAGCAAGCTGGGGGTAGACCGCTCGGCTTTCGTCCTGCTGAAGAACCTCATCGCCCTCGGACCGAGCCGCTCGAGCGCGCTCGCCGAGGCGGTCCACTCCGACCCGTCCACGGTCAGCCGCCAGGTCGCGGCGCTGGTCAAGGACGGCCTCGTCGAGCGGCGCGCCGACCCGGAGGACGGACGGGCGAGCCTGCTCGCCGTCACCCCGGACGGCCTGGCGCTGCTCAAGCGCCAGCGGCAGCGGATGGCGCTGTCGCTGGCCAGCATGGTCAGCCACTGGGACCCACAAGACCTCGACACGTTCGTGCGGCTGTTCGAGCGATTCCTCGCCGACCACGCGAACTACCTGCCCACGTTCATCACCGAATGCGCCGACCACGCGCGTTCCGAAGGGGGAAAGTAA
- a CDS encoding MDR family MFS transporter: protein MSAPVSDAAPGQLSHRQILTVLSGLMLGMLLAALDQTIMASAMKTIADQLNGQTIQAWATTAYLITATISTPLYGKLSDIFGRKPMYLTAISFFLVGSVLSGIANSMYELAAFRAVQGLGAGGLMSLALAIIADMVPPRERSKYQGYFMGVWGLSSVAGPVVGGAFAGLDTFAGIEGWRWVFLLNVPIGIVALIVVARFLNVPHRKVAQRVDYWGAIALTVGLVPLLIVAEQGREWGWDSGRSVLMYVIGVVGIAAFVYVEKRMGDAALLPLRLFRRRTFALTNVVNFVMGVGMFGTMMSLPLYLQIVKGASPTESGLMTLPMTFGILVAAMGSGQIIAKTGRYRKFPIIGLGATAVSLFLFSQVGVDTPMWQVMLVMVLTGAGLGLCMQTLILAIQNDVPVKDMGVATSSATFFRSIGGTVGTAVFLSILFSVVGDRIGDAFGAVRGDAAFTAALASNPQFAQSLSGGGGIDLNNTAFLNTLDPVLARPILSGFASSLDTVFLVGAFVTLVAFGLIWFLKETPLLNKSGIQRAADEEAAAAAPAAAMH, encoded by the coding sequence ATGTCAGCTCCGGTTTCGGATGCCGCACCTGGGCAGCTGAGCCACCGGCAGATCCTGACCGTGCTCTCCGGGCTCATGCTGGGCATGCTGCTCGCCGCGCTCGACCAGACGATCATGGCCTCGGCGATGAAGACCATCGCCGACCAGCTCAACGGCCAGACCATCCAGGCGTGGGCCACCACCGCCTACCTGATCACCGCCACCATCTCCACCCCGCTCTACGGCAAGCTCTCCGACATCTTCGGGCGCAAGCCGATGTACCTGACCGCCATCTCGTTCTTCCTGGTCGGTTCGGTGCTCTCCGGCATCGCCAACTCGATGTACGAGCTCGCCGCGTTCCGCGCGGTGCAGGGCCTCGGCGCCGGTGGTCTCATGTCGCTGGCGCTGGCGATCATCGCCGACATGGTGCCCCCGCGCGAGCGCAGCAAGTACCAGGGCTACTTCATGGGCGTCTGGGGTCTGTCCAGTGTGGCCGGTCCCGTGGTCGGCGGCGCCTTCGCCGGTCTGGACACCTTCGCGGGCATCGAGGGCTGGCGCTGGGTGTTCCTGCTCAACGTGCCGATCGGCATCGTCGCGCTGATCGTGGTCGCCCGCTTCCTCAACGTCCCGCACCGCAAGGTCGCCCAGCGGGTCGACTACTGGGGCGCGATCGCGCTCACCGTCGGCCTGGTGCCGCTGCTGATCGTGGCCGAGCAGGGCCGCGAGTGGGGCTGGGACTCCGGCCGCTCCGTGCTGATGTACGTGATCGGCGTCGTCGGCATCGCCGCGTTCGTCTACGTCGAGAAGCGCATGGGTGACGCGGCGCTGCTGCCGCTGCGGCTGTTCCGCCGCAGGACCTTCGCGCTGACCAACGTGGTCAACTTCGTCATGGGTGTCGGCATGTTCGGCACCATGATGTCGCTGCCGCTGTACCTGCAGATCGTCAAGGGCGCGTCGCCGACCGAGTCGGGTCTGATGACGCTGCCGATGACCTTCGGCATCCTGGTGGCGGCGATGGGCTCCGGCCAGATCATCGCCAAGACCGGCCGGTACCGGAAGTTCCCGATCATCGGCCTCGGCGCGACCGCGGTGTCGCTGTTCCTGTTCTCCCAGGTCGGCGTGGACACGCCGATGTGGCAGGTGATGCTGGTGATGGTGCTGACCGGCGCTGGCCTCGGCCTGTGCATGCAGACCCTGATCCTGGCCATCCAGAACGACGTGCCGGTCAAGGACATGGGCGTGGCGACCTCGTCGGCGACGTTCTTCCGCTCCATCGGCGGCACCGTCGGCACAGCGGTGTTCCTGTCCATCCTGTTCAGCGTGGTCGGCGACCGCATCGGCGACGCGTTCGGCGCGGTGCGCGGCGACGCGGCCTTCACCGCGGCGCTGGCGTCGAACCCGCAGTTCGCGCAGAGCCTGTCCGGCGGCGGCGGGATCGACCTGAACAACACGGCGTTCCTCAACACCCTGGACCCGGTGCTCGCCAGGCCGATCCTGTCCGGGTTCGCCAGCTCGCTCGACACTGTGTTCCTGGTCGGTGCCTTCGTGACCCTGGTCGCGTTCGGCCTGATCTGGTTCCTCAAGGAGACCCCGCTGCTCAACAAGTCGGGTATCCAGCGCGCTGCGGACGAAGAGGCCGCCGCGGCCGCTCCGGCCGCTGCCATGCACTAG
- a CDS encoding intradiol ring-cleavage dioxygenase, with product MGDMDHHIEDHDRGLAFDLATLGRRRVLALMGGVGLAALAGCGTDHSQHTAAASSTTSTTTTTAKSQAAAAAAADCGAETPQETGGPYPADGTNGPNVLTESGIVRSDIRSSFGNSTTTAKGVPLTVELTIVDFAKSCAAMPGAAVYLWHCDINGSYSMYAKELTNENYLRGVQEADAQGKVKFTSIFPAAYSGRWPHIHFEIYPSLAEATKAGDPLKTTQLALPKDICTTVYGTEGYTQSVRNLAQTSLERDNVFSDGYETQLAAVTGDVSNGYAATLTVRV from the coding sequence ATGGGCGACATGGACCACCACATCGAAGACCACGACCGGGGACTCGCCTTCGACCTGGCCACCCTGGGCAGGCGGCGGGTGCTGGCGCTGATGGGCGGCGTCGGGTTGGCCGCGCTCGCGGGCTGCGGGACCGACCACTCACAGCACACCGCGGCCGCCTCCAGCACAACGTCCACCACAACAACCACCGCGAAGTCGCAGGCGGCCGCAGCGGCAGCGGCGGACTGCGGCGCGGAAACCCCCCAGGAAACCGGCGGCCCCTACCCGGCCGATGGCACCAACGGGCCGAACGTGCTCACCGAGAGCGGGATCGTGCGCAGTGACATCCGATCGAGCTTCGGCAACTCCACCACGACCGCCAAGGGCGTCCCGCTGACGGTAGAGCTGACGATCGTCGACTTCGCGAAGTCCTGCGCCGCCATGCCGGGTGCTGCGGTCTACCTGTGGCACTGCGACATCAACGGCAGCTATTCGATGTACGCCAAGGAACTCACCAACGAGAACTACCTCCGTGGCGTCCAAGAGGCTGACGCACAAGGGAAGGTGAAGTTCACGAGCATCTTCCCGGCTGCCTACTCCGGCAGGTGGCCGCACATCCACTTCGAGATCTACCCGAGCCTGGCCGAAGCGACCAAGGCGGGCGATCCACTTAAGACAACACAGTTGGCCCTACCCAAGGACATCTGCACCACGGTCTATGGCACCGAGGGCTACACGCAGAGCGTCCGCAACCTCGCACAGACGTCACTGGAGCGCGACAACGTCTTCAGCGACGGCTACGAGACCCAGCTCGCCGCAGTGACCGGCGACGTCTCCAATGGTTACGCCGCAACACTAACCGTCCGGGTATGA
- a CDS encoding SMI1/KNR4 family protein translates to MRVVVAIFAIGGVLIGAALVLGIAIEPDQAGAPTSASSPAGVRCRPPEGPLTLVEPTPEVVDRVNAAWERVDGWLADNAVATAAAWNTPATRSELVGLQRDLGSELPAELIISLTRHDGVGADGFTFPPAYQPLSVREIRTTTADLCADPGWREGDVPFAKGESGAVLYLHEGNVYRFPAMQLHATDLTELLNRTASRLEGDSPADYRPDIDALGRLRWVRE, encoded by the coding sequence GTGCGAGTGGTGGTGGCGATCTTCGCCATTGGCGGGGTGCTCATCGGAGCCGCCCTGGTCCTCGGCATCGCGATCGAGCCGGACCAGGCTGGCGCGCCGACCTCGGCGAGCAGCCCGGCCGGGGTCAGGTGCAGGCCGCCGGAGGGCCCGCTCACGCTGGTCGAACCGACCCCGGAGGTGGTCGACCGGGTCAACGCCGCCTGGGAGCGGGTGGACGGCTGGCTGGCCGACAACGCCGTGGCCACCGCCGCGGCCTGGAACACCCCGGCGACCCGCAGCGAGCTGGTGGGGCTGCAGCGCGACCTCGGGTCCGAGCTCCCCGCCGAGCTGATCATCTCGCTCACCCGGCACGACGGCGTCGGCGCGGACGGCTTCACGTTCCCGCCCGCCTACCAGCCCTTATCCGTGCGGGAGATCCGCACCACAACGGCGGACTTGTGCGCGGACCCCGGTTGGCGCGAAGGTGACGTTCCGTTCGCCAAGGGCGAGTCCGGCGCTGTCCTCTACCTGCACGAAGGCAACGTCTATAGGTTCCCCGCGATGCAGCTGCACGCCACGGACCTGACCGAGCTCCTCAACCGCACCGCATCCCGCCTAGAAGGCGACAGCCCCGCCGACTACCGCCCGGACATCGACGCCCTTGGCCGCCTGCGCTGGGTCCGCGAATAG
- a CDS encoding inorganic diphosphatase, translated as MEFDVTIEIPKGNRNKYEMDHETGRIRLDRTLFTATQYPADYGFVDNTLGEDGDPLDALVLVQEPTFPGCLIRARAIGMFRMTDEKGGDDKVLCVPSHDPRTEHLRDIHHLAEYHRLEIQHFFEVYKDLEPGKSVEGASWVGRTEAEAEIKRSYERLKESGLTFH; from the coding sequence GTGGAGTTCGACGTCACGATCGAGATCCCCAAGGGAAATCGCAACAAGTACGAGATGGACCACGAGACTGGTCGCATCCGGCTCGACCGCACCCTCTTCACCGCCACCCAGTACCCGGCGGACTACGGCTTCGTGGACAACACCCTGGGCGAGGACGGTGACCCGCTCGACGCGCTCGTGCTGGTGCAGGAGCCCACCTTCCCCGGCTGCCTGATCCGCGCCCGCGCCATCGGCATGTTCCGCATGACCGACGAGAAGGGCGGCGACGACAAGGTCCTGTGCGTCCCGTCGCACGACCCGCGCACCGAGCACCTGCGCGACATCCACCACCTGGCCGAGTACCACCGGCTGGAGATCCAGCACTTCTTCGAGGTCTACAAGGACCTGGAGCCCGGCAAGAGCGTCGAAGGCGCGAGCTGGGTCGGCCGCACCGAGGCCGAGGCCGAGATCAAGCGCTCCTACGAGCGCCTAAAGGAGTCCGGCCTCACGTTCCACTGA
- the dacB gene encoding D-alanyl-D-alanine carboxypeptidase/D-alanyl-D-alanine endopeptidase has translation MTVHVGARGKLAEGPTQVNFPPLAAKGGDTTQPTRKPGGETTAAFPTGPVQPPRPGGQRQQAGRPPQGRPGGPPHAQPPGRPLPDGPPRGPGGQPPFARQQPPPGRPGPGGRPIGPNGQQGPVQVESTQVIKVADVTREPTPVQLPEQAPEPEQPRKRPRVGMLVAMAIVVLLVLGAAATIQFVPGVREKLGIKAAEPEVVIAPPPAAVQFAPTLKGPGADIPAPTAAGVRAALAGPASDPVLGTLTGTVVDPASGEVLFAQNAETTLVPASTAKLLTSAAALLALPHAAQLSTKVVAGDTPGTVVIIGGGDPTLSSFAAGKNTVYPGAAHLDDLVAQVKAKGPVTTVLLDLDRYTGDSIAKGWIPADVAGGYIAPMVPAMLDGGRADPTKAVSARSANPARTLAEEFAKRIGATVPAKATTQAKPDAKVLGEVRSAPVVELVDNTLQRSDNVLAEALAREVAKATGQEVSFAGGSAGTIKTLKDNGFDTSTVTLDDGSGLSTMNQVSAALLADVLKVAAGPDGADPRTAKLRPLLGALPVAGGSGTLAGRYQGPAASPGKGWVRAKTGTLSSVNSLAGVVLDTDGRLLVFALMSNGSVPGAAQPALDAVAAALRQCGCR, from the coding sequence GTGACGGTGCACGTCGGTGCGCGCGGCAAGCTCGCCGAGGGGCCGACGCAGGTGAACTTCCCGCCGCTGGCGGCCAAGGGCGGCGACACGACCCAGCCGACCCGCAAACCCGGTGGTGAGACCACCGCCGCGTTCCCGACCGGGCCCGTCCAGCCGCCGCGGCCCGGTGGTCAGCGCCAGCAGGCGGGCCGCCCACCCCAGGGTCGACCTGGGGGGCCGCCGCACGCCCAGCCGCCGGGTAGGCCGCTTCCCGACGGGCCGCCGCGCGGGCCTGGTGGTCAGCCGCCGTTCGCGAGGCAGCAGCCTCCGCCGGGCAGGCCTGGTCCTGGCGGGCGGCCTATAGGCCCGAACGGTCAACAGGGCCCGGTGCAGGTCGAGAGCACACAGGTCATCAAGGTCGCTGACGTCACCAGAGAGCCGACTCCCGTTCAGCTCCCTGAGCAGGCACCTGAGCCGGAGCAGCCGCGCAAGCGACCCCGCGTCGGCATGTTGGTGGCGATGGCGATCGTCGTGCTGCTCGTGCTGGGTGCGGCAGCGACCATCCAGTTCGTCCCCGGTGTGCGGGAGAAGCTGGGCATCAAGGCCGCGGAACCCGAGGTCGTCATCGCGCCTCCGCCCGCCGCTGTGCAGTTCGCGCCGACGCTCAAGGGGCCCGGGGCAGACATCCCGGCGCCCACCGCGGCGGGCGTCCGCGCTGCTCTTGCGGGCCCGGCGAGCGATCCCGTCCTCGGCACGCTCACCGGCACCGTCGTCGACCCCGCCAGCGGCGAGGTCCTCTTCGCGCAGAACGCCGAGACCACGCTGGTGCCCGCGTCCACCGCGAAGCTGCTCACCAGCGCCGCCGCACTGCTGGCCCTGCCGCACGCGGCCCAGCTGTCGACCAAGGTCGTCGCGGGTGACACCCCCGGCACGGTCGTGATCATCGGCGGCGGCGACCCCACCCTGTCGTCCTTCGCGGCGGGCAAGAACACCGTCTACCCCGGCGCGGCCCACCTCGACGACCTCGTCGCCCAGGTCAAGGCCAAGGGCCCGGTGACGACCGTGCTGCTCGACCTCGACCGCTACACCGGCGACAGCATCGCCAAGGGCTGGATCCCCGCCGACGTCGCGGGCGGCTACATCGCGCCGATGGTGCCCGCCATGCTCGACGGGGGCAGGGCCGACCCGACCAAGGCGGTCTCGGCCCGCTCGGCGAACCCGGCGCGCACGCTGGCCGAGGAGTTCGCCAAGCGCATCGGCGCGACCGTCCCGGCCAAGGCGACCACCCAGGCCAAGCCGGACGCCAAGGTGCTCGGCGAGGTCCGCTCCGCGCCGGTCGTCGAGCTGGTCGACAACACCCTGCAGCGCTCGGACAACGTGCTGGCCGAGGCGCTGGCCCGCGAGGTCGCCAAGGCCACCGGGCAGGAGGTCTCCTTCGCGGGCGGCTCGGCGGGCACCATCAAGACCTTGAAGGACAACGGCTTCGACACCAGCACGGTGACCCTCGACGACGGCAGTGGACTGTCCACAATGAACCAGGTGAGCGCCGCGCTGCTCGCCGACGTGCTCAAGGTGGCCGCGGGTCCCGACGGCGCCGACCCGCGCACGGCCAAGCTGCGGCCGCTGCTGGGCGCGCTGCCCGTCGCCGGTGGCAGCGGCACCCTCGCGGGCCGCTACCAGGGCCCGGCCGCCTCGCCCGGCAAGGGTTGGGTCCGCGCCAAGACCGGCACGCTGTCGAGTGTGAACTCCCTCGCCGGGGTCGTCCTCGACACCGACGGCCGGTTGCTGGTGTTCGCCCTGATGTCCAACGGTTCGGTGCCCGGCGCGGCCCAGCCCGCGCTCGACGCGGTGGCCGCGGCCCTGCGCCAATGCGGCTGTAGGTGA